A stretch of DNA from Spirochaeta isovalerica:
TGAGCTGGCCCGGAGAGGGCATAAGCTCCATATAACCACCCGTTCCCTTCAAAGAGCCGAAGCTGCTGCCGACCTGATAGATAAAGAAACCAAAAAGTTCAGACCCGAGCCCTATGCTCTCGATATATCCGATTCAGTTTCTATAGATGAGTTAGCCTCGAAGATAAAAGATTCGGGTATAAAACTGGATATTCTCATAAACAACGCGGGGATTCTCAAACTCGGCCGTCATTACACGGCGGAGGGTGTCGAGCTGACAAGGGCCGTCAATTATCACGGGACAAGAGATCTGACTGAAGCTCTTCTTCCCGTAATCAATGATGGCGGCAGGATTATTAATGTCTCTTCCATCGTATCGGCTTACGGCAATAAGGAGAGGGAGAATTCTTCCGGTTTTAAAGCTTATTGCGATTCGAAGCAGGCACTGAATCTCTACACACAGGAACTGGCTCTCCGGCTGTCCGACCGCCGCATATCTGTCAATGCTCTTCATCCCGGCAGTTATATTTCCAATATCTGGAAGGGGATCTGGCCGGAAAGCCGGATCATGACCGCTTTAATCGGGCTGGTGGAAAAATCCGGGATGCTTTCAGTCAGAAAAGGGGCCGTTACCATGGTGTATCTGGCGGAATCTGATGATGTTGAAAAGGTGACGGGGGGATACTTCAAAAACCGGCGTTCCATTCCCTGGCCGAAAAACTGCCTTTTCGAAGGAGAGGCGATATGATGAGAATCAACGGCGTGTTCTTTTCTCCGACCCATACGTCGGAAAAAATACTCAATGGGGTTATTGAAGGAATGGGATCTGATCCCTCTTCCATGGTGAACCTGACATACGAAGAGAGTTTCAGCGATTACAAAGAAGAGGATATCGTCCTCTTTGCCCTGCCCGTATACAGCGGCAGGATTCCCGTCACGGCTTTAAACAGGCTGAACAATCTGAGGGGGAAGGGAACCCGGGCGGTGGTGATCGCCGTCTATGGCAACAGAGCTTTTGATGATGCCCTTGCGGAGTTGAACGATGTCGTCGAGTCTCTGGGATTTTCCGTCATTTCAGCAGCAGCATTTATCGGCGAGCACTCCTATTCGGAGGAAAATTATCCCATCGCCGAGGGCCGGCCCGATCATTGGGATCTTGAAAAAGCCCGGGATTACGGAGTGAAACTGAGGGATATTTTAGCTGAGGGCAGAGAGGCCGGGAAACCGGATATTCCGGGAAACCGCCCCTACCGGGAAAGATCTCCTGAAAATTCCGTTCATCCTGTGACAGATAAAAATCTCTGCACGCTCTGCCTGGATTGTGTCGCGGTCTGTCCGACGGGAGCTATCGACAAATCGTCCCCTGCCTTGACAGAGGGAGACAAATGTATCAAGTGCTGCGCCTGTATTAAAATCTGCAGCGTCCATGCCAGAGCTTTTCACGATCCGGGAATGAAAGCTATAACCGAAAAGCTGTTCAATCATTTCCGTGAGAGAAGGGAGCCTGAGTTTTTCTTCTGACTTAGCTCATCCGCCGGCGGACCGGTAGAATTTCAGAGCGTATCTCCAGAAGAGCAGTGCGCCGGCCAGAAAGAGAAAGCCCGCGGCAGGTGAAAACCATCCTGTCGAAGCCGCGCTTCCCCCGGGATCAGCTTTATTAATTATAATCAGGACCGGATAATAATTGACCGCGGCAAGTGGTACGATATAGGTGAAGAAATAACGGAAAGGCGCACTGTATATTGATACGGGATACCGTCCGGTCTCCTGCCCGCCGTAGGTCAGGGTGTTCATAAGTTCCAGAGATTCAATAGTCCAGATGGAAATCCCTGCCTGGATTATCATTAGTCCGCAGAAAAGGGCCATGGAACCTGAAACAGCCCATAGCAGGATCATGATTTTCAGAAGAGAA
This window harbors:
- a CDS encoding SDR family NAD(P)-dependent oxidoreductase — protein: MKPQNILITGTTIGGIGFEAALELARRGHKLHITTRSLQRAEAAADLIDKETKKFRPEPYALDISDSVSIDELASKIKDSGIKLDILINNAGILKLGRHYTAEGVELTRAVNYHGTRDLTEALLPVINDGGRIINVSSIVSAYGNKERENSSGFKAYCDSKQALNLYTQELALRLSDRRISVNALHPGSYISNIWKGIWPESRIMTALIGLVEKSGMLSVRKGAVTMVYLAESDDVEKVTGGYFKNRRSIPWPKNCLFEGEAI
- a CDS encoding 4Fe-4S binding protein translates to MMRINGVFFSPTHTSEKILNGVIEGMGSDPSSMVNLTYEESFSDYKEEDIVLFALPVYSGRIPVTALNRLNNLRGKGTRAVVIAVYGNRAFDDALAELNDVVESLGFSVISAAAFIGEHSYSEENYPIAEGRPDHWDLEKARDYGVKLRDILAEGREAGKPDIPGNRPYRERSPENSVHPVTDKNLCTLCLDCVAVCPTGAIDKSSPALTEGDKCIKCCACIKICSVHARAFHDPGMKAITEKLFNHFRERREPEFFF